The proteins below are encoded in one region of Chroicocephalus ridibundus unplaced genomic scaffold, bChrRid1.1 SCAFFOLD_723, whole genome shotgun sequence:
- the LOC134509164 gene encoding proline-rich protein 13-like, whose product MWDPSAGQPPPLNPVYPPNPTYPPQPPPPNPAYPPNPTYPPHGVPPNPLGGPGQPPYPPGTPPYPPGAPPVPSGPSLCPLGPAGCPPLQPPYPGVPPLYPPGLDKKAAKKLKKRMKKAHKRQKRSSSSSSSSSSSSDSD is encoded by the exons ATGTGGGACCCCAGTGCAG ggcaGCCGCCCCCCCTCAACCCCGTGTACCCCCCGAACCCCACgtaccccccccagcccccaccccccaaccccgcgTACCCCCCCAACCCCACGTACCCCCCCCACGGGGTACCCCCAAACCCGCTGGGGGGGCCTGGACAGCCCCCttacccccccgggacccccccgtaCCCCCCGGGGGCTCCTCCGGTCCCTTCGGGGCCCTCCCTGTGCCCGCTGGGACCCGCGGGGtgcccccccctgcagcccccctacCCCGGGGTGCCCCCCCTGTACCCCCCCGGGCTGGACAAGAAGGCGGCGAAAAAGctgaagaagaggatgaagaaggcTCACAAGAGGCAGAAG CGCtcttcgtcctcctcctcctcctcctcctccagcagcgaCTCCGACTGA